The genome window CGGTGAGGCCCGAGCGGCGCAAAAAGGCGCGGCGGTCCATGGAGCCACCCGACACCGAGGCGAGGGTTTGCGACAGGGCGGATTTGCGGGCTTCGCCGTCACGCTTCTTGATCAGCATGATTCTCTCCCTCGATCTCAGAACCCGGCCGCTTCGTAGGCGCGCCGCACATGGTCGGTTTCCTGGTAGCCCGCACCCGTATTGGCGCGCTCGCTCGAGGCCGCATCGGCCTTGGTGGCGGCAACTCCCACGGCCGCGGCCCCGGCGGCTCCGGCGGACAGGGCGGCACCGCGCAGCAGGTCGCGCCGGCTGACGGTTTTGGATTCGGGGCTTTGGGTCATCGCACTCTCCATCAGTCCACCATGGCAAAAGCCTGGGTTTCGATCTCCAGGAACACACGGCCCATTTCCGCCACGCTGCGGTAGAAGCGGGCGGAGGGCGCCTTCTCCAGATCGGCCAGGAAACGGGGCATCCAGCTTCCCAAATGGGTCTGGAAGAAAATCTTCTGCTGGGTCAGGTCCAGCTTTTCGTTGAAAAGGCCGGTGACAAGGCCCTGCATCATCTCGCAAAGGGATGCGGCATGATCCTCGGGTTCGGACACGCCCGGCGAGGGTTCGATCCCTAGGCGGGCCATGTCGTCGCGCAGATCGGCCAAGGGCTTTTCATGCAGGAAACCGGTCAGGTACCACGAACCGTAGGGCATGATCTCACCACCGGTCACGCCTACGAACAAGGTGGCGAACTCATCGGCGATGGTGTCGGAATCAGCGGCGGCGGCGGCTTGGGACAGATGGCCCAGCACGGTGCCGAGCGGCGTGGAATCGCCTTCCATGGCGGCCAGACGGCGCAACAAATCCTCCGGCGGCGGGGCAACCATCAAGACCGCCAGCAAGCCATAAAATCGCGCGCGTAGGAAATCGTCCTCGGCAATGCCTTGGAGTGCCGTCACTGCCCTCATCTTTCCTCCCGTGGTCTCGGTCTTAGCGCCGAAACCTTGAGCCACCTCCCGTGGCTGCCAGTAGATCATCCGAAAACTGGTGCTACCAGTCAAGGAGATCGGGAGAAGAAAGCTGTAATTCCATAGGGGAGTGGGCAAAATTGATTGCTGCAATACAGCATATAGCGGGCTTGTTTATTGTGGTATTTGTTTGCTGTATTAATATATGCAAAAATTACGGACTCATCGTAAAAAACACATATCGCTAGGGCTTCTGGCTCGGTGAGGGCGTCTCGGTCTTGGCTTGCTCCTCAGCCTCGGCCGCCAGTTCGGCGGCATCCAAAACGCCTTTGCCGATTCGCCAAGCTGTTTTCACCACCTCGGCAACGGGCGAGGTGTAGTCGCCCATGTGAAGATCCATGATTTCCGGCGCCATCAAGGCGGGATCGCTGGCCCAGAGTTTTTGCAACGCGGCCTGCTTCAATTCCTGCGGCACGCCAGCCTTGAGGAAGGCGGTGTAGTCGGAATCCTTATTCAGGGATTCCACTGGCGGCAATTCAGGGGGCGGGGGCTCTGGCGCAACGTTTTTCACAGGCTCCGGCGGCGGAGCTTCGGTCTTGGCGTCCAGTTTGCGCCGCGACCAACGCGACAGGAAGGGTTCGTCGCTCATGACCGCCCCTTGCCCCCGAAGACCTTGCCGGAATCCAGCGTGTCGCGCTTGCGCTTACGCATGGGTTCGTCGGGCGGGTGGCAAGCGCAAAAACTCATGGCCCAGTCGAATAGGGCGCGCGGCAAGTGGACCCCGTCCACCATGTCCTCACCGCTCTCGCTCATGGCCTGGGCTTCATCGGGGGCCAGGGTGGCCATCACAACCTTGACCGGCTGGTCGGCCTCACCGGTTTGGCGCAGAACCACATAGAGGCGCGGCTCCAGCCCCGCCAGATTGTAACGGTAAGAGGCGAGGTCCGAACGGTGCAGGACCACCGTCACCCCGGTGGCAAGATAGTGCTCGAAGCTATCGCCCCGGTTAAGCATGGTCCAGGGCGCACCTTGCGGGGCTAGCGCCAGGGCTTCCAGCGGTCGCCACGAATCCTTGACCCATTGGGTGGCGCCATCGCGGCGCTCGATCAATACGGCGACAGATACTTCGGCGGTCATCGGCGGCTCGGCGGGCAGAGAGCCGTTCAGGATCATGGAAAGCCGCATCACGTCTTCGGGCGTGTTGACGTTGAAGAATGGGTCGTGGGGTGTGGTTGGCCACGGCACATGGGCGACCTTGTAACGCGCGGTCCAGGCATCGATCTTGCGCATGTCTTCTTCGACCACGGCGCGGCGCAGATCGGCGGCGAGGCGAAGCGGCCACAGGGCGAAGACTGGATGGGCCTGATCGCCGCTCTGGGCCACAACGATATCGGCGCCTTGGTCCAGGGCGGCTTTATGCAGGCGCTCCACCAGATCGGCGGGGAACAGCGGGGTGTCGGCGGCGCAGCTGACCATCCATTCCACCCCCATTGTGTGATCCCTGAACCATTCCAGCCCGGTGAGTACGCCCACCAGCGGCCCGCCGAATCCACCCAGCACATCGGGCGCCACGGGCAGCGTGGTCTCGGCGAAGCGGGCAGGGTCGCCATTGGCGTTGAGCACTATAGGGCCCACCTGGGGCGACAGGCGCTCGATCACCCGCTCCAGCAGGGTTTGGCCTTCCACGGTGATCAGCGGTTTGTCGCCGCCGCCCATGCGGCGCGACAGGCCACCCGCCAGGATTACTCCGGCGATATTGGACGATGGCGGCGGCACCATCTCACTCATCATCGCGGCTCCCCTTGCGCGACAGATGCCCCGGCTCGTCGGCGGCCTGGCTGGGGTCGGCGTCGAAGACGATACGTTCCGTCCCAGCCAGGGCGATGAAGCGCTTGCCCTTGGCCCGGCCGATCAGGGTCAGGCCAGCCTTGCGCGCCAGTTCCACCCCCCAGGCGGTAAAGCCCGATCGCGACAGCAGCACAGGGATTCCCATCTGCACCGTCTTGATCACCATCTCGCTGGTCAGCCGTCCAGTGGTGTAGAGACTTTTGCCTTTGGTGGACAGGCCGTGGCGGAACATATAGCCCGCGATCTTATCCATGGCGTTGTGGCGGCCGACATCTTCCATATAGATCAGCGGCCGGTCCTCCTCGCACAGCACGCAGCCATGAATGGCGCCGGTCTTGAGATAAAGCGACGGCATGGTGTTGATGGCCTTTTGCAGGCCGTAAAGCCAGGACGTGCGAAAGCGCTCGTCGGTGGGCAGGCTGACGGTTTCGAACTTTTCCATGACGTCGCCGAATACCGTGCCCATGGCGCAGCCCGAGGTCTGGATCTTCTTCTTCAGCTTTTCCTCGTAATCGGTCTGGCGCGTGGTGCGCACCACCACCGTCTCGATCTCCTCGTCGTAATCGACGGCTTTGATCTCGTCATCGGCGCGCAGCATGTTCTGGTTCAAGAGATAGCCCAGCGCCAGATAATCCGGATAATCGCCGATGGTCATGGCGGTGACGATCTCGCGGCCATTGAGGAAAATGGTCAGCGGCCGCTCATTGATGATGTCGGCGGGCACCTCGGAACCGGTGTGATCGATGCCCGAAACGGTCTGGTAAAGCCGCGTGTCGTCGGGGTTGGGGCGCACCAGCATGTCTTCTGTCTTCATTATCGTCCTCCCGCTCTTTACAGTATGCGGCCCCGCCCCGACCTACAATGGGGCGGCAATGAAATAAGGAATGACGGGAATGAAGGTCGGCGGCAGGCGGGTGATGATGTGTTCGTGCGAGGGAACCATCCCCCTCGAGCCTGATGCCCTGGCCAAGGCCTTGGGCACCGAGCCGCCCGGACAGGTCTATTTCCAGCTCTGCCGCGCTCAGGTGGATGCCTTCCGCCAGGCGGCGGCCTCGGGGGAAAAGCTTGTGGTCTGTTGCGGCCAAGAAGCGCCGCTGTTCGCCGAACTGGCGCGTGGTCAAGAGGTGGACGGGCCGGTCTTCGTCGATATCCGCGACCGGGCGGGCTGGTCATCCGAGGCTGGGCGCGCCACACCCAAGATGGCCGCCCTGATTGCCGAGGCGGTCCTTGAGCCCGAACCGACGCCCAGCGTGACCCTTGCCAGCGAAGGCTCCATCCTTGTGATGGGACGGGGGCAGGAGGTGTTGGAGGTGGCGCGGAGGCTGGGGGCGGAGCGGGCGGTGACCTGCCTGCTGCTGCCCGGCCATGATGCCGATCTGGTGCCGCCTGCGGTGCGGGCCCTGGGTCTGTTCCGGGGCAGGCCGCTGCGCGCCTCGGGCCATCTGGGCGCCTTCAAGATCAGCGTCGCCGATCTGGCCGGAGCTTCGCCGTCGGCACGCGGCGCGCTCGCCTTCGAGCCTGGGGTTGGCGAACGTGAACTTGGCGCCGATATCATCCTCGACCTAACGTCCGAGCCCGCCTTGCTGGCGCCGCGCGACGGCTGGTTCAAGGTCGATCCTCGCGATGCCCTGGCTTTGGCGCGGGCGCTGTCCGAGATGGCCTCGTTGGTGGGCGAGTTCGAAAAGCCCCGCTGGATCAAGGTGGATGCGGCGCTGTGCGCCCATTCCCGCAATGGTCAGGTGGCCTGTACCCGCTGCTTCGACGCCTGCCCCTCGGGTGCGCTTTCGCCCCTGGGCGATGCGGCGTCGGTGGATGCCCATGTCTGCGGTGGGCATGGGGCCTGCGCCTCAGTCTGTCCCACGGGAGCCATCCGCTTCGACGTTCCCGCTGGCAACGGCCTCTTCACCCGGCTGGGCGTGCTGCTGGAAACCTATCGCGCGGCGGGCGGCAATTCCCCCGCTCTCTTGATTCACGAGGAGGCGGGGGCCGAGGCCCTGGCGGCCTTGGCCCGGTTCGGCGCAGGACTGCCCGCCCATGTGATTCCTGTGCAGGTGGCCGCCGTCGCCGGTCTGGGGCCGGATTTCCTGCTGGCCGCCCTGGCCAAGGGGGCCGGCGAGGTGGTGGCTTTGGCCGATCCTGCTAAGCGCAAAGATCTCGATGGAGCCCGTGCCGCGGTCGGTCTTTCCAACCGGGTGGCCGAGGCGCTGGGCTGGACGGCGCGCGCCCGGCTGGAAGCTGAAAGCGATCCATCCGTTATCGCCCGGCTGATCGCCGCTTCGGCCCCCAAGCCCGTGGACCCGCCCGCCGAATTCCTGGTGATGGGCGGCAAGCGTCAGACCTTAGGGCTGGCCCTTGCCCATCTGCACCGCCACGCCCCCAGCCCGGTGGATGTCCTGGCCCTGGAAGCGGGCGATCCGTTCGGAACCATTCTCGTCGATCAGGCCAAGTGCACCTTGTGCATGGCCTGCATCTCCGCCTGTCCGGCCAAAGCGTTGTCGGGTCATCCCGACAAGCCGTCCCTGGGCATCCTGGAGGCCAATTGCGTCCAGTGCGGATTATGCCGCGTCACCTGCCCGGAAAAGGCGGTGACTCTTGTGCCGCGTCTGGCCTTCGGCCCCAATGCCCGCGTCCGGCAGGTGTTGAAGGAAGAAGAGCCCTATGAGTGCATCCGCTGCGGCAAGCCCTTTGCCTCCAAATCGGTGATCGAACGCATGACCGAGCGCATGAGCGGGCATTCCATGTTCCAGGGCACGGGCAGGCTGGACCTCATCAAGATGTGCGAGGATTGCCGCGTGGTCGCCCAGTACCAGTTGGAGGAGGGCGTGCGGCCCCTGGCGGGCGCCGCCCCGCCGGTTACCAAGACCACCGAGGACTATATTCGGGAGCGGGACGGCAAGGGGTGAGGAGGGACGTCCTGGCGCTTCAATAGGGCGTGCCATCCTTGTGCAGCATGCGCCATTTGCCGTCCGCCCCCATTTCGGCGCGCAGGTCGTCGTCGGGATAGGTGGCGGCGTCGCCTGGGCTGCGGTCGCCGATTTCCAGATAGACCACATCAGCATCGCTGGTGTTGATCAGGCAGTGGGCGTCGCCGGTGGCGGCCTTGAAGCCTGCGCACATGCCCGGCGCCAACAGGGTCTCGCCCGCATCGGTGAGCAGGGTAGGGGCGCCTTCCAGGATATAGATGAACTCGTCCTGGCGGGCATGGGAATGGCGCAACGCCGACCAGGCACCGGGCGCCAGTCGCGTCTGGTTGACGCCGAAATTGGCAAGTCCGAACAGATCACCCAGCGGGCGCTTCAGGCGGCCTTCCACACGTCCGGCCAGGGCGGCGGGATAGATGGATTTGACGCTGCGCGGCGGCGCTTCGGCGGCGACCACGGCGATGGGCTTTTTGGTCTCGTTCATCTTTCCTCCTTTCCTTCCGGCAACTCGCACAGCAGCCGGATGCCGATATTGTAGCTCCACACCGTGGCGTCGTTCTTGGCTCGCGCCGAGGCACGCGACATGGCGGAGAAATAGTACCAAGAGCCCCCTTTGATCACCTTGTCGCGGCAGGTGGACTCATTGGTGGCGGCCAGTTTGGAATGGTCAGGCGTCCAGCAATCCGCCGTCCACTCCCAAACATTGCCGTTCATCTCATGTAGGCCCCAGGGGCTGGGCGGGAAGCTTCTGACCGGCTTGGAACCGTAAGGCGTCTCCTTGCCCATGCAATCGCGGCAATTGATCCGGCCCCGGCCCACATCCTCGCCCCACCAATAGCCGGAAGACGTTCCGGCGCGGGCGGCGAATTCCCACTCGGCCTCGGTGGGCAGACGGCAGACGAGGCCGCTTTGGGTTCCCACCCAGGCGGCATAGGCCTTGGCGTCGTCCCAGGTGATGTTGATCACCGGGCGTTTGCCCTTGCCCCATTCGTGATCGTCCTGGCCGCCCCGGCAGGCATGGGCGGCGACGCAAGCGTTCCACTCGTCGAAGGTTATCTCGGTGGCCGACAGGGCGAAGGGCCGCGAGATGGTGACCGGAACGGCAGGCTTCTCATTGGCGAACTTGGACATGTCATCGCCCATCACGGCCCGGCCAGCCGGTATGCTCACCATGGGGGGGCATTGCGGACAGGGCTGCCACTCCCCGGCGGCGGCGGGGAGGCTGAGGAAAAGCAGGAGGGCGGCGATACCTTTCATGGCCCCTTGTTGACGCCCCAGCCGAAGCCGCAGCCGGTCTCGGGCTCCTCGCCCGGTTCCTGGAAATAGGGGCCGACGGCGGCCCAGGCGGTGGTGGATGCGCTGGCGTGATCGGGGAACTGGCCCATGGGCGAGTGGATGGAGTGGGAGAGGTAATAGCCCACTTCCTCGACCTCGCCGACCACGAAGACCACCTGGCCCTTGGGCAGGTCGATGCGCCGCCGCGAGCCGGGCTCGACGCCCGCCAGGTTCTCGGTGTCAGGACCGGGCAGCAGCATGAAGTTCATGAACCACGGCGTCACCAAGATACCCGCCAGCCAGCCCTGCCACTGGCGAAAGCCCACGGCTTCCACCTGAAGGGCGGGATTGTAGAGGCCGAGATCCTTCATGCGTTCCTCGCCGATGCGCGTGAACACGGTGACCAATTCACGGATGCGGGTCTGGTCGGCGGGGCTCAAAGGATCGGCCATGGGTGACTCCTGAAATGATGAGGCGGGATCGTAGCCCACCCGGGCGGAGGGGTCAAAGTCCCACCTTCACGTTGCATTCCTGTGTCAGGATCGGGTAACACTTCGCCCAGCCAATGACGGGAAAATCCGCCGAGCTTGAGAGAGGGACGACATGCCGTATAAGAGGATCACGCTGACCCACTTCCTGTTGCAGGAACAGCGCCGCCTGGGCGGGTCGGGTTCGTTCACCGCCCTGATGACCGACATCATCTTCGCCTGCAAGATGATCTCTCATGAGGTCAATCGCGGTGCGCTGGCCGGTAATCTGGGCGTTGCCGGGTCGGAGAACGTCCAGGGCGAGGAGCAGAAGAAGCTCGACGTTCTGGCCAACGATATCTTCCTGCACATGAACGCGCTGGGCGGGTCCTATGCGGGCATGGCCTCGGAAGAGCTGGAAGACGTGCATGCGGTCCACGGCGCCGCCGACGGCAAGTATCTGCTGCTGTTCGATCCCCTGGACGGATCGTCCAACATCGACGTCAACATCTCGGTGGGCTCTATCTTCTCGATCCTGAAGCTGCCCGAGGGAGCCGATGCCGGGTCCAAGGATGCCTTCCTGCAGCCCGGCGTCAAGCAGGTGGCCGCCGGTTATGCCCTTTACGGCTCCTCGACCATGATGGTGCTGACCACCGGCAATGGGGTCAACGGCTTCACGCTCGACAACAATGTGGGCATGTTCCTGCTGACCCATCCCAATATGACCATTCCCGCCGATACCAAGGAATTCGCCATCAACGCGTCGCGCGAGCGGTTCTGGGAGCCGCCGGTGAAGCGCTATATCGATGAATGCCGCCAGGGCAAGGAAGGCCCGCGGGGCAAGGACTTCAACATGCGCTGGGTGGCCTCCATGGTGGCCGAGGTGCATCGCATCCTGTGCCGCGGCGGCGTATTCCTCTATCCGGCCGATACCGAGAACATGAAGAAGGGCGGCAAGCTGCGCCTGATGTATGAAGCCAATCCCATGGCCTTCATCGTCGAGCAGGCGGGCGGTGCCGCCACCACTGGCCGTGGCCGCATGATGGAGGTTCAGCCCACCGGACTGCATCAGCGCGTCCCCGTCATCCTGGGCTCGAAGACCGAGGTGGAGCGCATCGGCGCCTACCACACCGAATACGACGCAAAGTAGCCTTGATCGGATGAAGGCCGGACGCGGCGAAGGTGCCGCGTCCGGTTTTTTTATGCCTAGCCCTGCCGCATATTGCCGAGGAAGCCACCGACTTCCGAACGCAGGTGACCGGCTTCCTCCACCAATTCGTCGGCAGCCTCGAACATGCCCGCCGCCATTTGGCCGGTGGCGATGGCGGCCTTGGACACATCGGCGATGTTGCGCGTGATCTCGGCATTGCCCGAGGACGCCTCCTGCACCGACCGCACGATCTCGTCCGTGGCGGCGCTTTGCTCCTCTACCGCCGCGGCGATGGAGGACACCACCTCGTTCACCCGGTCGATGGTGACGCCCACATTGCGGATGGTGTTCACCGCCTCGGCCGAGATGGATTGAATGCCTGCGATCTGCTGGGCGATCTCGTCGGTGGCCCTTGCCGTTTGGTTGGCCAGGGTCTTGACCTCGCTGGCCACCACGGCGAACCCCTTTCCGGCCTCACCGGCGCGGGCGGCCTCGATGGTGGCGTTCAAGGCCAGAAGATTGGTTTGACCAGCGATGTCGTTAATCAGCTGCACCACCTCGCCGATGCGCTTTGCCGCTTCGGCCAGCCCATCCATGGTGCTGTTGGCGGTGTGGATGCCGCTGACCGCTTCCGAGGTGATGGTGGCGGTTTCGGAGACCCGGCGGCTGATTTCCTGGACCGATGATCCCAGTTGCTCGGCGGCGCTGGCCACGGTGGCCACATTGGCGGCCGAGTGTTCGGCGGCGCCCGCCACGGCCGATCCCTGCGCGCTGGTCTGTTCGGCGGTGGATTGCAGGGAACTGGACAGGGTGTGGACCCGTTCGATGGAGGCGGAGACGGTCCCCATGATCTTTTCCATGGCCCCGTTGAAATCGGCGATCAAGCGGTCGCGCCGCGCCAACAGATCCGTTTGCTGTTCGCGCTGGCGCCGCTGCTGCGATTCCAGTTCCGCCGCCCGCTTCATGCCGTCGCGGAACACCGCCACCGCACGGGCCATTTCGCCCACCTCGTCCCGCCCGGTCTGGGACGGGATTTCCACATCGGTGCTGCCCTCGGCCAGACGGCCCATCACGCCGGTCAACTGGGTAACCGGGCGGGCGGTCAGCCGCGCCATGCCCATGGTCACGACCGCGCCCAGGGCCAGGAACACGGCCAGGACCAGGAAGTACTGGGTCCGGGTGGCGCCAGCGGCGGTCTTGGCCTCGCGGTAATCCTGGTCGGCGGCGGCGGCGGCCTTGCCGGTCATCTCGCGCAGCTTGGCCCGGATTCCATCATATTCCAGCTCGGTGGCGCCCATCATGGCCAAAGCCGTGACATGGTCGCTTCGGTACATGTCGAGTACATCGCCCGCCGCTAGGACGTAGTCCCGAATCTGTTTGGTGGCGGCCGCGTCGGATTTCAGGGTTTCCAGCAGAATCTTGGATTTTTCGCCCAGCGTCTTGAGGTCGGCGCGGACCTGGGTGTCCAGGGTATCGATCCGCTCCTTTTCCTCGCGCGCCGCCTGCCAGCCCAGAAGGCGGTAGATGTTTGATTCGATGGTGGCCGCCATCCCGTCCAACTCGGCGGCGGTACGGCTGTTGGCGAAGGAAACGGTGACCATGTCTTCCATGGACCGCTCCTGCTTTTCCATGGCGGCATGGAAAACGCCGCCCAGCACCATGATGCAGACAACCAAAAGGAGTGGGGCGATAAAGAATTTTACGGTGATGCGGGCGTCAGCGATACGGGCGAACACGGATTTCTCCCAACAGGTAATGGCGATAGCCGGACCCAGGATGGTGCCAGCCCTACCGATTACTGCTTGCTGCCCTAAATGAACGCATATTTATTTTCTATTGGCGCGTTCTGACGCAATGATATTGCCTATCCGTTCATCTTTCCGTCAAGCCATTGTTGCGGGCCATGGTCGGTTTACCCGCCGGAAACAATGATCTTCACTGGCGAATTTTCCAGGCGCGGCTATCCTGCCTTTCTGAGGGAGAGCGCCGTTGGACAATCTTGAGGATCTGAGCATCGATCTGGCCGGGGCCAGGGTTCTGGTTGTCGAGGACAACGAGTTCAACCGCGTCTTTGCCTGCGCCGTGCTGGAGAGCATGGGCCTTGCCAATGTGGAATGCGCGCGCAACGGCCGCGAAGGCCTGGACAAGGTGGAGTCCTTCAGGCCCGACATCGTCTTGCTCGATCTGATGATGCCGGTGATGAACGGCGAGGAGTTCCTGCTGACCCTGCGGGCGGATTCCCGTTACCACGCCTTGCCGGTTCTGGTGCTTTCGGCGGTGGTGGATCAGGCGACCCGCAACGCCCTGTTCGCGGCGGGCGCCAACGACTATATCGGCAAGCCCATTGATCGTCTGGAACTGGTGGCCAGGGTCGAGGTTCATCTGCGCAGTCACTTGGCCCTGGCGGATTTGCGCCGGTACAGGAACCGGCTGGCGCTGGATTTACGCACGGCCAGAGGGATGCAGAACGCTTTGCTTCCCACGCCCGAACAGATGAGCGCGGCCCGCCAGAATTATGGCCTGTCCATCAGCGCGGTCTTCAAGCCGTCCTCGGAGCTTGGCGGGGATCTGTGGGGGCTTGTGCCGGTCGATGAGAACCGTCTGGCGCTTTATGCCGTGGACTTTTCCGGCCACGGCATCGCCGCATCCATCAATACCTTCCGGCTGCATCTGATGCTGGAGGATATGGATGCCCAAATGGGATTTCCCGAAGCCGTGCTGGAGAAGGTGAACGTCACCTTGAAGCAACTGCTGCCGCGCGGCCAGTTCGCCACCATGACACTGGTGGTGATCGACTCCCAGGCGCGTACTCTGTCCCTGGTCAATGCCGGGGGGCCGGCCCCCGTTCTGGCGGAGCCAGGCCGCGAACCGCGTCTGGTCGGGGCCGGTGGTCTGCCGTTGGGAATCAGCCTCAAGGCCCATTACGAGCCCATCGTGATGGCGTTCCCGCCGGGAAGCCAGCTTTCGCTCTACAGCGACGCGCTGATCGACGCCCTTGATCCGACGGGTGAGCCGCTGGGCGGCGAATGGGTTGCCAAGATTGTCCGCGACGTCATGACCGATGACCCCGCCGAGACGGCGGGACGGGTGATGGATGCCTTTGCATCCCGATCACCCGGCGACTGCGTCGACGACGTGACCTGGGTTCAGGTGGCGGGCTGAGACGGCGGAAGGCCGAACCGCATGGTGATGCGCCGCCCCCGGTCGGTGAAGATCACCCTCTGGCAAAGGGCCCGGATCTGGCCGATACCCCGGCCGGAACAGGCTTTCGCCTCGACCGGAAGGGAGGTGGCGGGGGGCCGGAAGCCGCGTCCGCGATCTTCGACCCGCACCACCAGATAGGCTTGGTTCCAGTCCAGGGCAATGGTGACCGGGCGGTGCCCGAAGCGGGGGTCGCCCAGGCGGCGCTGCATGGTCTGGGTGAAGAGGGAAAGCCCTTCGCGGCTGCCACGCAGGCGGCCGTCCAGGCACAGATTGCCGTGCATCACGGCATTGCTGACCGCCTCCTGCAAGACGATGCGCAGATCCATTTCGATACTGCGTGCCCGTGGCAGACGCTCAATCAGGGCCGCGACCACCACATTGACCACGTCATGGGCGACCATGGTCGTGGTGGCGGCGCGGACCAGCAGACGGGCGGGAAGCCGGTCCAGACCCTGGTCGGGCGAAGCCGCGCCGAGGTCGATGGCCCAGGCGGCGGGGGGGCAGAGGATGTCGCCGAGATCTGCCGTGCCTGCTCCATCGAACAGGACGAGGCAATGACCATTCTCATCGGCGTGCAGCGGCAGCAAACCAGAGGCGGCAAGACGTCCGAAACGACCGAGACCCCGTTTGCCGGAGGTCCGGTTGATGATTGTGGGAGATGGCGGGACCCGGCTCACCTGAACTCGAAAAGCGTCTTGAAGGCCGCGCGCTCGAGTGCCGACGCCACGGGGCCGTTGGCTCTAAGAACCGATACCTTGATGTTCCGGCTCTGCGACGCATCATAGATATGAACGAACAGGCTCATCCCGGTGGAATCGATGAAGTTCAATTCCCCCAGATCAATCTCCAGCTTGGTCAGGGATTTGATGGATTCCAACTCGGTCAGGATCTTGGGGAATTGGGGGGCTTCCGCGAAAGTCAGGGAGCCGCTGAGATCAAGCTGTGCAGCGGTTCCGGCGGTTTTCAACGCATATTTCATGTGGGGTTCTCTCGATATCTTAGGATGCCCGGATACTGGTCAGGAAGGTGTCCACCCGATCGCGAAGAGTGTTGGCGCGCTCCGCCACATCCTTGGCCGTCCCGAATACCTCGTCGGCGACATGTTCGGTTTGTTCGGCGGCCTGGTTGACACCGAGAATATTCGAACTGACCTCGGCTGTCGCCTGGGCAACCTGTTGCACATTCTCGGCGATCTCTCCGGTGGCCTGATCCTGCTGGTGGACCGCTTCGGCGATCGCCGAAGACGTCTCCCGGATGCGTTCGATCACCGCGGAAATGGAGCCGATGGCCGTTACCGCATCGCCGGTGACCTTCTGGACGGTACTGATCTGGGTGGCGATCTCGTCCGTGGCCCGGGCCGTCTGGTTGGCCAGGGTCTTGACCTCATTGGCCACGACGGCGAAGCCTTTTCCCGCTTCGCCAGCTCTGGCGGCCTCGATGGTGGCGTTCAAGGCCAGCAGATTGGTCTGAGACGCGATATCGTTGATCAGGGCCACCACGGCGCCGATCTTGTCTACGGCCTCGGCCAGACTGTTGATCAGGGCGGTGGTGCGGCTGGCCTCGGCCGAGGCGTCGCCAGCCACGCTCACCGAGAGGCTGACCCTTTGGCTGATATCCTCGCCAGAGATGGCCAATTGCTCGGCCGATCCCGCCGCCGTGCGCATGTTGACGGCGGTTTCCTCGATGGCCGAGGCCACGGCCGTAGCCTGGGACGAAGCGCCCTGGGCGGTGTCAGACAGCACCCGCGAGGTGGTTTCCAACTGTTCGGCGGTATTGGCCATGCCCTTGAGGGCTTCGGTCACTTCCTCGTTGAATTCCTTCAGCAGATTGTCGACGACGCGGGCACGCTTGTCCTTGGTCCACTCGGCCTGACGCTGCTCTTCGGACAGTTGCTCGGCGCGGATCAGCCCTTCCTTGAAGATCTCGACGGTTCGCGCCATGTCGCCGACCTCGTCCTTGCGGGTCAGGGCCGGGACATCCATGTGGAATTCCTTGCGCGACAATTCGGCCAT of Paramagnetospirillum magnetotacticum MS-1 contains these proteins:
- a CDS encoding STAS domain-containing protein — translated: MKYALKTAGTAAQLDLSGSLTFAEAPQFPKILTELESIKSLTKLEIDLGELNFIDSTGMSLFVHIYDASQSRNIKVSVLRANGPVASALERAAFKTLFEFR
- a CDS encoding methyl-accepting chemotaxis protein, encoding MTWLDDRRIGTKIALIVAAAFLGMCLIFVGALNMLDTEVLSGRKAKVKDLVDSAAGVIASYEAEAKAGRLPEAEAKAAARRDIAALRYGSSDYFWIHDLSGRMVMHPIKPELDGTAVDEMKDASGQPLFVRMNELVKAKGADFHYYDWPKPGSPKPVRKVSYVKLNSGWGWVVGTGVYLDDVDAAFWSSALYFGSGVLALTALVIALSFLVARRITRPLVNLSSVMAELSRKEFHMDVPALTRKDEVGDMARTVEIFKEGLIRAEQLSEEQRQAEWTKDKRARVVDNLLKEFNEEVTEALKGMANTAEQLETTSRVLSDTAQGASSQATAVASAIEETAVNMRTAAGSAEQLAISGEDISQRVSLSVSVAGDASAEASRTTALINSLAEAVDKIGAVVALINDIASQTNLLALNATIEAARAGEAGKGFAVVANEVKTLANQTARATDEIATQISTVQKVTGDAVTAIGSISAVIERIRETSSAIAEAVHQQDQATGEIAENVQQVAQATAEVSSNILGVNQAAEQTEHVADEVFGTAKDVAERANTLRDRVDTFLTSIRAS